One Trichoderma atroviride chromosome 7, complete sequence DNA segment encodes these proteins:
- a CDS encoding uncharacterized protein (EggNog:ENOG41~TransMembrane:10 (i52-71o91-112i119-139o145-167i179-200o212-234i294-312o318-339i346-364o436-456i)), whose protein sequence is MATEQANVGFDDDEKRPSSRNVSQHDIDESAMSIPILDPNAEKRLLLKLDTYFVPIIMLVYLTCFLDRSNIGNVKVAGMPEDIGASPKEFSTAVSIFYATYVVFEAPWSILMKRITPRVLLTGLCTVWSLATIFSGFIHNVGGLFAVRLILGGCEAGLFPALNLYLTMVYKRHEQGMRVSYLFVCTAISGAFGGLLAYCILKMDGIGGFAGWRWVFIIEGICSFLIAPVIWFALPNNPTEAWFLTEEEKAMMKVREAQRAHYMGSEEFDAKEIRIALKDPKLYLSGAIQFCQDILLYGFSTFLPSILVNMGYSSIQAQYLSIPVYIFGGICFIAFAYVSDRTCVRGPLLFLANVPGIVGYILILCPTPNGVKFFGTFLCAIAVYNGPGLNMTWLNVNFAPHYRRATAIGVQQSIGNTAGIVAGQIYRTAPYVLGNAFSVGALGVVQLIITTNWLYLRHLNSEKKKIESGEKEDTRKVKDGDRATDFKYHL, encoded by the exons ATGGCCACAGAACAGGCCAACGTCGGTTtcgacgatgacgagaagcGCCCATCTTCTCGCAATGTCTCCCAACATGACATTGACGAGTCGGCCATGTCCATCCCGATCCTCGATCCAAATGCCGAAAAGCGTCTATTGCTGAAGCTGGACACTTACTTCGTCCCCATCATCATGCTGGTCTATTTGACATGCTTCCTCGACCGCAGCAACATCGGAAACGTCAAGGTCGCCGGCATGCCTGAAGATATCGGCGCCAGCCCAAAAGAGTTCTCGACGGCGGTTTCCATCTTTTATGCGACTTATGTGGTTTTTGAGGCCCCGTGGAGTATTTTGATGAAGCGGATAACGCCGCGAGTTCTGCTCACCGGCCTTTGCACCGTTTGGTCCCTGGCAACGATATTCTCGGGCTTTATCCATAACGTGGGAGGTCTGTTTGCCGTGCGGCTTATCCTGGGCGGCTGCGAAGCTGGACTGTTCCCTGCGCTCAACTTGTATCTCACAATGGTATACAAGCGTCACGAGCAGGGAATGAGAGTATCATACCTCTTTGTATGCACGGCAATCTCTGGCGCATTCGGAGGCTTGCTTGCGTACTGTATCCTCAAGATGGACGGCATCGGCGGCTTTGCGGGTTGGAGGTGGGTATTCATCATTGAAGGCATTTGCAGCTTTCTCATTGCGCCGGTCATTTGGTTTGCCTTGCCGAATAACCCGACCGAAGCTTGGTTCCTcacggaagaagagaaggcgatgatgaaggttCGTGAGGCGCAGCGGGCGCATTATATGGGCAGCGAAGAATTTGACGCAAAGGAGATTCGAATTGCTCTAAAGGACCCAAAGTTGTACCTCAG TGGTGCCATACAATTCTGCCAGGACATCCTCCTATACGGCTTCTCCACCTTCCTGCCTTCGATTCTAGTCAACATGGGATATTCTTCTATCCAGGCACAATACCTCAGTATCCCGGTATACATCTTTGGCGGAATCTGCTTCATAGCCTTCGCGTACGTATCTGACCGCACTTGCGTTCGAGGAccgcttctcttcctcgccaaCGTCCCAGGCATCGTGGGCTACATCCTCATACTCTGCCCTACGCCCAACGGCGTCAAGTTCTTTGGCACGTTTCTCTGCGCCATTGCCGTGTACAACGGCCCCGGACTGAACATGACGTGGCTCAATGTCAATTTCGCGCCGCATTACCGACGCGCGACGGCAATTGGCGTGCAGCAGAGTATCGGAAACACGGCTGGCATTGTTGCTGGCCAAATCTATAGGACAGCGCCATATGTCCTGGGGAATGCCTTTTCTGTCGGAGCTTTGGGCGTGGTGCAGCTGATTATCACTACGAACTGGCTTTACTTGAGACACCTCAAtagcgagaagaagaagattgagagTGGAGAAAAGGAGGATACGCGAAAGGTCAAAGATGGTGATAGAGCCACAGACTTTAAATATCATCTTTAA
- a CDS encoding uncharacterized protein (EggNog:ENOG41~antiSMASH:Cluster_7.5~MEROPS:MER0017123~SMCOG1262:haloalkane dehalogenase), whose translation MSELAYQILPAVSQIDVGNYSVFYREAGPPNAPTLLLLHGFPSSSFLFRHMIPILALTYHVIAPDFPGFGFTKSPAKFPHTFDNIADVMEGFLDALKIQEFSEYIIDYGAPVGLQLAVRRPHAVKAIVSQNGNAYVEGLGPGFDAIRTYWASGSQSDRDALKPFFTLNVTESQYTTGTKNPASLEPESWWLDYALMNDQAGNIDIQLDYLYDYRTNVAQYPQWQQYLRQSQVPLLAVWGENDQFFIPAGAQAFKRDLPHAEIHLIDAGHFALISNLKDIVHYMLPFLYKNLKHH comes from the exons ATGTCAGAGTTGGCATACCAAATACTCCCGGCCGTTAGCCAGATTGACGTCGGCAATTATTCCGTCTTTTATCGTGAAGCTGGGCCTCCTAATGCTCCGACTCTGCTATTGCTTCATGGcttcccatcatcttcattccTCTTTCGACACATGATCCCAATTCTAGCATTGACCTACCATGTCATTGCTCCCGACTTCCCCGGATTTGGGTTCACAAAGAGTCCTGCGAAGTTCCCTCACACTTTTGACAACATTGCCGATGTTATGGAAGGGTTTCTAGATGCGCTCAAGATCCAAGAGTTTTCCGAATACATCATTGACTACGGTGCTCCTGTTGGGCTGCAACTTGCCGTGCGACGCCCACACGctgtcaaggccattgtATCTCAAAACGGGAACGCTTATGTGGAAGGCCTTGGGCCAGGGTTCGACGCAATAAGAACATATTGGGCGTCTGGAAGCCAATC TGACCGGGATGCTCTAAAACCATTCTTCACCCTTAACGTAACAGAGTCGCAGTATACCACCGGCACAAAGAACCCGGCATCTCTCGAGCCGGAATCGTGGTGGCTTGATTATGCACTCATGAACGACCAAGCGGGAAATATCGACATCCAGCTAGATTATCTCTATGACTACCGGACAAACGTTGCACAGTACCCACAGTGGCAGCAATACTTGCGCCAGTCTCAAGTACCCCTGCTTGCTGTATGGGGAGAAAATGACCAGTT CTTCATCCCGGCTGGTGCGCAAGCTTTCAAGCGAGACTTGCCGCATGCTGAGATTCATCTCATCGACGCTGGCCATTTTGCTCTGATTAGCAACCTAAAGGATATTGTGCATTACATGCTGCCATTTTTATACAAAAATTTGAAGCATCATTAA
- a CDS encoding uncharacterized protein (EggNog:ENOG41~antiSMASH:Cluster_7.5), whose translation MAPQQPSLDRTFVNMTHDPAAGRGARRTYIRRAVMKSYHERRNQKKRASKLEAEVAENRAGRRLALMASIDRQMAPQSSALIPKFILFERKQFSEPPMLHMSCFILRYLCGQVSKASRDLSFVGFIHNTFSSHEPQGGSDHMAMNLNSLKTSLNLWQAYGTPSNDSISVTADNESLWELIHQHQEWIYSKITTFNQWELLSAAQATTIYLLLRVKQGSNSAAFPNGDIALLFTLGAIFRHLHSTALLDSRPRQDWRQWVFFESFMRIACIYFTLSAVVSTHFGLPCHNPKDWSFHSLPVPATKASWAAANASDWASALPPEKELTWKDLTSAASLNDSPVDLWRESSDELGMVVMMTMTLISQQPNYSMPSPPE comes from the exons ATGGCGCCGCAGCAACCAAGCCTCGATCGCACGTTTGTGAATATGACGCACGATCCCGCAGCGGGACGAGGCGCAAGGCGCACGTATATCCGGCGGGCGGTGATGAAAAGCTACCACGAGCGCCGaaaccagaagaagagagcctCGAAGTTGGAGGCTGAGGTCGCTGAAAATAGAGCTGGAAGAAGGTTAGCACTAATGGCATCTATCGACAGACAAATGGCTCCACAGTCCTCTGCGCTG ATACCCAAGTTCATTCTTTTTGAACGAAAACAATTCTCCGAGCCACCAATGCTACACATGAGTTGCTTTATACTACGGTATCTTTGTGGCCAAGTATCAAAGGCCTCACGAGACTTGTCTTTTGTGGGATTCATTCACAATACCTTTTCTAGTCATGAGCCCCAAGGTGGCTCCGATCATATGGCTATGAATCTCAATTCTCTCAAAACAAGCTTGAACCTATGGCAAGCATACGGTACTCCTAGTAACGACTCTATCAGTGTTACTGCAGACAATGAATCATTATGGGAATTAATACACCAGCATCAAGAATGGATATACTCCAAG ATAACTACTTTCAACCAATGGGAGTTGCTCTCTGCCGCGCAAGCGACAACCATTTACCTTCTCCTACGAGTGAAGCAGGGGAGTAATAGCGCAGCATTCCCAAACGGGGACATTGCGCTCCTCTTTACGCTTGGG GCTATCTTTAGGCATCTCCATAGCACCGCTTTATTGGACAGCCGCCCACGACAGGACTGGAGACAATGGGTGTTTTTCGAATCCTTCATGCGCATTGCCTGTATATACTTTACTCTGAGCGCCGTAGTATCCACGCACTTTGGATTGCCGTGCCACAACCCCAAAGACTGGAGCTTTCACTCCTTGCCGGTGCCAGCCACAAAAGCTTCATGGGCCGCTGCAAACGCTTCAGACTGGGCGAGTGCTTTGCCACCGGAAAAAGAACTCACGTGGAAGGATTTGACCTCCGCAGCATCTTTGAATGACTCGCCTGTGGACTTGTGGAGAGAGAGCTCTGATGAACTTGGCATGGTTGttatgatgacgatgacctTGATATCCCAGCAGCCAAACTATTCGATGCCGTCTCCTCCTGAGTAA
- a CDS encoding uncharacterized protein (antiSMASH:Cluster_7.5~SMCOG1039:aldo/keto reductase family oxidoreductase) translates to MAPPKPRVILGLMTYGPREASPDNRVTTVEEFQQHLNAFQKSGYNELDTARIYSMGKQEAFTAQAGWKESGFKIATKSYPRVPGAHSAANLRNDLETSLAELGTDCVDIFYLHSADRTTPFTETLEAANELYKEGKFKQLGVSNFSAYEVAEVVMLCQARGWVKPTIYQGVYNAITRNLETEVIPACRRFGLEIVIFTPLGGGLLTGRYKSADDEEQSGRFSNSSFLGPIFRQLYFNDALFKALDILRQAAERHSLTMPEVALRWVVHHSALRFVKDGGNDGVIFGVSKIEQLRQNIADLEKGPLPEEVVKALDAAWVVAKGTSQNPWHTPLEYTYKGHS, encoded by the exons ATGGCACCCCCAAAGCCTAGAGTTATCCTCGGTCTCATGACTTACGGCCCTCGCGAAGCTTCGCCAGACAACCGTGTAACAACAGTTGAAGAATTCCAGCAACATCTCAATGCGTTTCAAAAGAGCGGATACAATGAGCTTGATACAGCTCGCATATACTCCATGGGGAAGCAAGAAGCCTTTACCGCACAAGCAGGATGGAAAGAAAGCGGCTTCAAGATTGCTACCAAGAGCTACCCCCGCGTTCCGGGAGCTCATTCAGCTGCTAATCTCCGCAATGATCTGGAAACTTCTCTAGCGGAGCTTGGAACTGATTGTGTGGACATTTTCTATCTTCACTCAGCTGATCGTACTACCCCTTTTACGGAGACGCTTGAAGCCGCAAATGAGTTGTACAAGGAGGGCAAGTTCAAGCAGCTTGGCGTTAGCAACTTCTCTGCTTATGAAGTCGCGGAAGTTGTCATGCTGTGCCAAGCTCGAGGTTGGGTTAAGCCAACCATTTACCAGGGAGTTTACAATGCCATCA CTCGTAATCTTGAGACTGAAGTGATTCCTGCTTGCCGCCGTTTTGGATTGGAGATTGTCATCTTTACGCCGCTCGGTGGAGGCCTGTTGACTGGGCGCTACAAGTctgccgacgacgaagagcaaAGTGGTCGTTTTAGCAATAGCTCGTTCCTGGGGCCTATTTTCCGGCAACTGTATTTCAACGATGCCCTATTCAAAGCGCTCGATATTCTTCGACAAGCCGCTGAAAGGCACAGCTTGACTATGCCAGAGGTTGCGTTGCGCTGGGTCGTGCACCACTCTGCTTTACGATTCGTCAAGGATGGTGGAAACGACGGAGTCATTTTCGGAGTCAGTAAGATAGAGCAGCTACGCCAGAATATCGCGGACCTGGAGAAGGGCCCCTTGCCAGAGGAGGTAGTCAaggctcttgatgctgcctgGGTTGTCGCCAAGGGAACTAGCCAGAACCCTTGGCACACGCCGCTTGAATATACCTACAAAGGCCACTCATAG